In Desulfobulbus oralis, one DNA window encodes the following:
- a CDS encoding vWA domain-containing protein yields the protein MKALSAILLPAGLILAALLCSLPATAAGARTPLLQPGKKSVYQRVLSHPGARLYAGPEADAQVKNDRVKTFTVFYIYGRQGERLEVGAGSSGADGWVDASMVTEWPQAITMLFTDRTGRAPVYFFRDRESLEKTCQADNVTDTIRQYAAAIEQKKQPADFPVVASEPADSAVAQKNFYLMPVLNIDSRYQGLNLVEVAAINPGSGEGGNGAAVADRKATSAPAELRTGIAFVIDTTISMKPYIDQSLKLIRHLYDELEKSPYRDKMAFAVVAFRSNMERTPEIGYTAKIICDFTTVQDRARLEHALAQVQEATVSTHDVNEDAFAGIKEGVDKLSWKDYGGRVMLMISDAGPLGAGDPTSQTGLSPEALADYLRENRIYLTALHLKTPAAIQNHRYAAEAYRTLTMQSDNQASYIPLDASTPQQGTAGFHRTGQILAESYGKVVTATAEGRLLDTPRQESQKDLSPEDEARRIAESTGYAMQLQFLGDRSHAAAPQVVRAWLADADLARLENNGGAPILAVSPAVLLTKSQLSNLHKQLKLILQGSREAFLNGNDDLFGQIRSAAAQMSRDPAQFTLHPDRNLVENGLLDEVLNDLPYKSTVGALTQKSWEDMSTGERDAFNRRLEGLLARYEEYDRDATHWETFGAPNPEDWVYRVPLSMLP from the coding sequence ATGAAAGCCCTTTCCGCCATCCTCCTGCCGGCAGGTCTGATCCTTGCCGCCCTGCTGTGCAGCCTGCCGGCGACCGCAGCCGGGGCCCGGACGCCTCTGCTCCAGCCGGGTAAAAAAAGCGTGTACCAGCGGGTGCTCAGTCACCCGGGCGCCAGACTCTACGCCGGCCCGGAGGCCGATGCCCAGGTCAAAAACGACCGGGTCAAAACCTTCACCGTCTTCTACATCTACGGCCGGCAGGGCGAACGCCTTGAGGTGGGCGCAGGCAGCTCGGGCGCGGACGGCTGGGTGGACGCCAGCATGGTCACCGAATGGCCGCAGGCCATCACCATGCTCTTTACCGACCGCACGGGCCGTGCCCCGGTCTACTTCTTCCGCGACCGCGAATCGCTGGAAAAGACCTGTCAGGCCGACAATGTAACCGATACGATCCGGCAATACGCGGCTGCCATAGAGCAGAAAAAGCAGCCGGCGGACTTCCCGGTTGTCGCCAGCGAGCCGGCGGACAGCGCGGTTGCCCAGAAAAACTTCTACCTTATGCCGGTTCTGAATATTGACAGCCGCTATCAGGGTCTGAACCTGGTGGAGGTGGCCGCCATCAATCCGGGCAGCGGCGAGGGCGGCAATGGGGCAGCCGTTGCGGACCGGAAGGCCACGTCGGCTCCGGCCGAGCTGCGCACCGGCATTGCCTTTGTCATTGACACCACCATCTCCATGAAGCCCTATATCGACCAGAGCCTGAAGCTCATTCGCCATCTCTACGACGAGCTGGAGAAAAGCCCCTACCGCGACAAGATGGCCTTTGCCGTGGTGGCCTTCCGCAGCAACATGGAGCGCACGCCGGAGATTGGCTATACCGCCAAAATCATCTGCGATTTCACCACAGTGCAGGACCGGGCCCGGCTGGAGCATGCGCTGGCCCAGGTGCAGGAGGCCACGGTCTCGACCCACGACGTGAACGAGGACGCCTTTGCCGGCATCAAGGAGGGCGTGGACAAGCTCAGTTGGAAGGACTACGGCGGCCGCGTCATGCTGATGATCAGCGACGCCGGGCCGCTGGGCGCGGGTGATCCCACCTCCCAGACCGGGCTGTCGCCGGAAGCTTTGGCCGACTATCTGCGGGAAAACCGCATCTATCTCACCGCGCTGCACCTCAAGACGCCGGCCGCGATCCAGAACCACAGGTACGCGGCCGAAGCCTACCGCACGCTGACCATGCAGAGCGACAATCAGGCCAGCTATATTCCGCTGGACGCCTCGACCCCCCAACAGGGCACCGCCGGGTTCCACAGGACAGGACAGATTCTGGCGGAGAGCTACGGCAAGGTGGTCACGGCCACGGCCGAGGGCCGGCTTCTGGACACGCCCAGGCAGGAGAGCCAAAAAGACCTGTCGCCGGAAGACGAGGCCAGGCGCATCGCCGAAAGCACCGGCTACGCCATGCAGCTCCAGTTTCTGGGCGACCGCAGCCATGCTGCCGCGCCGCAGGTGGTCAGGGCCTGGCTCGCCGATGCGGATCTGGCCAGGCTGGAAAACAACGGGGGCGCGCCCATTCTGGCCGTAAGCCCTGCGGTGCTGCTCACCAAGAGCCAGCTCAGCAATCTCCACAAGCAGCTCAAGCTCATCCTCCAGGGCAGCAGGGAAGCCTTTCTGAACGGCAATGACGATCTTTTCGGCCAGATCCGTTCCGCCGCGGCCCAGATGAGCCGCGACCCGGCCCAGTTCACCCTGCATCCGGACCGCAACCTGGTGGAAAACGGACTTTTGGACGAGGTGCTGAACGACCTGCCCTACAAGAGCACCGTGGGCGCCCTGACCCAGAAGAGCTGGGAAGACATGTCCACCGGCGAGCGCGATGCCTTCAACCGCCGGCTGGAAGGCCTGCTCGCCCGCTATGAGGAGTACGACCGGGATGCCACCCACTGGGAAACCTTTGGCGCCCCCAACCCCGAGGACTGGGTCTACCGCGTACCACTGTCCATGTTGCCCTGA
- a CDS encoding ABC transporter ATP-binding protein, translating into MLYRIENLGKKWAREGGWRLLIRRLHVEAGARLAITGPSGCGKSTTLDLLGLALEPDSAGAFLFAPCNQAIDAVRLWREKRLDAMAALRLAHMGYVLQTGGLLPFLNVIDNMLLTARMAGLPEAAAREQAMALSRQLGIEGLLRAMPATLSIGERQRVAIVRALTPKPALILADEPTAALDPAHAARVMEAFLSAVDEQGGTLILVTHNAGWARRGGLTELPFVMEEDEQGLTAVLDDRRDEALSPPDPVPARGSSC; encoded by the coding sequence GTGCTGTACCGTATCGAAAACCTGGGCAAAAAATGGGCCCGGGAAGGGGGCTGGCGGCTTTTGATCCGCCGGCTGCACGTGGAGGCAGGGGCGCGCCTGGCGATCACCGGCCCCAGCGGTTGCGGCAAGAGCACCACGCTGGACCTTTTGGGGCTGGCGCTGGAGCCGGACAGCGCCGGCGCCTTTCTCTTCGCCCCCTGCAATCAGGCAATCGATGCGGTCCGGCTCTGGCGCGAAAAACGCCTGGACGCCATGGCCGCCCTGCGGCTGGCCCACATGGGCTATGTGCTGCAAACCGGCGGCCTGCTGCCCTTTCTGAACGTGATTGACAACATGCTGCTCACCGCCCGCATGGCCGGGCTGCCCGAAGCGGCGGCCCGGGAACAGGCCATGGCCCTTTCCCGGCAACTGGGCATCGAAGGGCTGCTCAGGGCCATGCCCGCCACGCTGTCCATTGGCGAGCGCCAGCGGGTGGCGATTGTGCGGGCGCTCACGCCCAAACCGGCGCTGATTCTGGCGGACGAACCCACGGCCGCCCTCGACCCGGCCCATGCGGCCCGGGTCATGGAGGCCTTTCTGAGCGCCGTGGACGAGCAGGGCGGCACGCTCATTCTGGTGACCCACAATGCCGGCTGGGCGCGGCGCGGCGGGCTGACCGAGCTGCCCTTTGTCATGGAGGAGGATGAACAGGGTCTCACCGCCGTGCTGGACGACCGCAGGGACGAAGCCCTCAGCCCGCCCGATCCGGTACCGGCAAGGGGTTCGTCATGCTGA